One stretch of Candidatus Nanopelagicales bacterium DNA includes these proteins:
- a CDS encoding C40 family peptidase translates to MRVSTRRNAARVAAATSVALLVPLVVATESAEAAPAGAPAAVSAAAPAKNMTRAQVKHRRAVHKRAALVKFAKKKKRTGQYVAGASRSNAFDCSGFTKLIYRKVAKINLPHYSAAQMHRAKRVSKRHLKRGDLLFWGPGARQHVSMYIGGGKMIGANNPRSDVQIEGINGGYWRPRYHSAGRLIQG, encoded by the coding sequence ATGCGCGTATCCACGCGTCGCAATGCCGCACGTGTCGCAGCGGCAACGTCCGTAGCACTGCTGGTCCCCCTCGTGGTCGCGACTGAGTCGGCCGAGGCTGCACCTGCCGGTGCTCCCGCCGCTGTATCCGCCGCCGCACCGGCAAAGAACATGACGCGTGCGCAGGTCAAGCACCGTCGTGCCGTTCACAAGCGGGCCGCGTTGGTCAAGTTCGCCAAGAAGAAGAAGAGGACAGGGCAGTACGTCGCTGGTGCCTCTCGCAGCAACGCGTTCGATTGCTCCGGCTTCACCAAACTCATCTACCGCAAGGTTGCCAAGATCAACCTGCCCCACTACTCGGCAGCACAGATGCACCGTGCCAAGCGGGTGTCCAAGCGCCACCTCAAGCGCGGCGACCTGCTCTTCTGGGGTCCGGGCGCTCGCCAGCACGTCTCGATGTACATCGGCGGCGGCAAGATGATCGGCGCGAACAACCCTCGTTCCGATGTCCAGATTGAGGGCATCAACGGCGGGTACTGGCGTCCGCGCTACCACTCGGCCGGCCGCCTGATCCAGGGCTAA